From one Trifolium pratense cultivar HEN17-A07 linkage group LG1, ARS_RC_1.1, whole genome shotgun sequence genomic stretch:
- the LOC123909297 gene encoding probable uridine nucleosidase 2 isoform X2 gives MATEPKKIIIDTDPGIDDAMAIFLALRSPEVEVIGLTTIYGNVYTTLATRNALHLLEVAGRTDIPVAEGSHVTLNKEPKLGVTDFVHGADGLGNQNFPPPNGKPIEESAADFLVNQAKVNPGKVTVVALGPLTNIALAIQMDPEFVKNIGQIVLLGGSFAVNGNANPAAEANAADVVFISGANVLAVGINVTHQVVLSGSDREKLASSKGKFAQYLTGILEVYFAYHFDAYNTNGAYLHDPTALLAAVDPSLVTCTEGTVRVQTSGITRGLTILCDKHKSFGEITEWSNKPSVKVAVTVDAPRVVKLVMDRLLS, from the exons ATGGCAACAGAACCAAAGAAGATCATAATTGATACCGATCCTGGAATCg ATGATGCTATGGCTATATTCCTTGCTCTGAGATCACCAGAGGTTGAAGTTATTGGACTTACAACTATCTATGGAAATGTTTATACTACTCTTGCTACCAGAAATGCTTTGCATTTG TTGGAGGTTGCTGGAAGAACTGATATACCAGTTGCTGAAGGATCTCATGTCACATTAAAC AAAGAACCGAAACTAGGCGTTACAGATTTTGTCCATGGTGCAGATGGACTTGGCAACCAAAACTTTCCACCACCAAATGGGAAACCTATTGAAGAATCAGCTGCTGATTTTTTGGTTAACCAAGCAAAAGTGAACCCCGGAAAAGTCACTGTGGTGGCATTAGGCCCTCTTACAAATATTGCTTTG GCTATACAGATGGACCCAGAGTTTGTTAAAAACATAGGCCAGATTGTTCTGCTTGGTGGATCTTTTGCAGTAAATGGCAATGCGAATCCAGCTGCTGAAGCAAAT GCTGCAGATGTTGTATTCATAAGTGGCGCAAATGTACTTGCAGTTGGAATAAATGTTACTCACCAAGTCGTATTGTCAG GTTCTGATCGAGAAAAGTTGGCAAGTTCAAAAGGAAAATTTGCTCAATACTTGACCGGAATCTTAGAGGTGTATTTCGCTTACCATTTTGATGCATACAACACCAATG GAGCTTACCTTCATGACCCAACAGCGTTGCTTGCAGCCGTTGATCCTTCACTTGTAACCTGCACGGAGGGTACTGTTAGAGTCCAAACCAGTGGCATTACAAGGGGACTTACAATACTCTGCGATAAACATAAAAG TTTTGGAGAAATCACAGAATGGTCTAATAAGCCATCAGTAAAAGTAGCTGTGACAGTTGATGCTCCAAGAGTTGTGAAATTGGTCATGGATCGTCTTTTGTCTTGA
- the LOC123921271 gene encoding cellulose synthase-like protein D4, protein MASSSKKTLRIAGEGSNAGEKPSIKFARRTSSGRYVSLSKEDIEMSSELSADYMNYTVHIPPTPDNQPMDTSVAMKAEEQYVSNSLFTGGFNSEPYKMGDYDDDNNDSSHRALPLPGPNNMSVMKRNQNGEFDHNKWLFETKGTYGVGNAYWPPDDEDDGDGMHEGVFDASDKPWKPLCRVIPIPSGIISPYRLLIAVRLVVMCFFLHWRVFHPNTDAVWLWLMSITCEIWFGFSWILDQIPKLCPVNRSTDLVVLHEKFDSPSPSNPTGRSDLPGVDLFVSTADPEKEPPLTTANTILSILAVDYPVEKLSCYVSDDGGALLTFEAMAEAASFADLWVPFCRKHNIEPRNPESYFALKVDPTKNKSNLDFVKDRRRVKREYDEFKVRINSLPDSIRRRSDAFNAREEMKMMKHYKESGADPSEPIRVLKATWMADGTHWPGTWITASSEHAKGDHAGILQVMLKPPSPDPLMGGRDDKIIDFSEVDTRLPMFVYVSREKRPGYDHNKKAGAMNALVRSSAILSNGPFILNLDCDHYIYNCKAIREGMCFMMDRGGEDICYIQFPQRFEGIDPSDRYANHNTVFFDGNMRALDGLQGPFYVGTGCMFRRFALYGFDPPSGDLEMENAKKNGGDGDGELSERTPALTPSQFDKDLDIHLLPKRFGNSTMLAQSIAIAEYQGRPLGDHPAVKYGRKPGALREPRQPLDASTVAEAVSVISCWYEDKTEWGDRVGWIYGSVTEDVVTGYRMHNRGWRSVYCVTKRDAFRGSAPINLTDRLHQVLRWATGSVEIFFSKNNAFLGSKRLLLLQRLSYLNVGIYPFTSLFLIVYCFLPALSLFSGYFIVQTLSISFLIYLLTMTVCLVALAILEVKWSGVELEQWWRNEQFWLISGTSAHLAAVVQGLLKVIAGIEISFTLTSKSAGEDNDDIFADLYIVKWSSLMIPPIVIAMVNIIAIIVAFSRTIYSANPQWSKFIGGAFFSFWVLAHLYPFAKGLMGRRGKTPTIVYVWSGLIAITLSLLWVAISPPRGADAGGGGDFQFP, encoded by the exons ATGGCGTCATCATCGAAGAAAACTTTACGTATTGCTGGAGAAGGAAGTAATGCGGGCGAGAAACCAAGTATAAAATTTGCAAGAAGAACATCAAGTGGAAGATATGTTAGTTTATCAAAAGAAGACATTGAAATGTCTTCAGAACTATCAGCTGATTATATGAATTATACTGTTCATATTCCTCCAACACCTGATAATCAACCAATGGATACTTCTGTGGCAATGAAAGCTGAAGAACAATATGTTTCAAATTCTTTATTTACTGGAGGATTCAATAGT GAGCCATACAAAATGGGagattatgatgatgataacAATGACAGTTCACATAGAGCATTGCCATTACCTGGACCAAATAATATGTCGGTTATGAAGCGAAATCAAAATGGAGAGTTTGATCACAATAAGTGGTTGTTTGAGACCAAAGGTACCTATGGAGTTGGCAATGCTTATTGGCCTccagatgatgaagatgatggtgATGGTATGCATGAAGGAGTATTTGATGCTTCTGATAAACCTTGGAAGCCTTTGTGCAGAGTAATACCAATTCCATCAGGCATCATAAGTCCATATAG GTTGCTTATTGCCGTTCGCTTAGTAGTGATGTGTTTCTTCTTACATTGGAGAGTGTTTCACCCAAATACCGATGCAGTATGGTTGTGGCTAATGTCAATTACTTGTGAGATATGGTTTGGATTCTCGTGGATACTCGACCAAATTCCAAAGCTTTGTCCAGTTAATCGTTCGACTGACCTTGTTGTTCTTCATGAGAAATTTGACAGTCCATCGCCATCAAATCCAACAGGGAGATCTGATCTACCCGGTGTTGACCTCTTTGTATCCACGGCTGATCCTGAGAAGGAACCACCTCTTACAACTGCCAATACCATTCTTTCCATATTAGCAGTTGATTATCCTGTGGAGAAGCTTTCTTGTTATGTTTCAGATGACGGCGGTGCTCTCTTGACTTTCGAAGCCATGGCTGAGGCCGCAAGTTTTGCTGATTTATGGGTTCCCTTTTGTCGAAAACACAATATTGAACCAAGGAATCCTGAATCTTACTTTGCCTTAAAAGTCGATCCAACTAAAAACAAGAGCAACTTAGATTTTGTGAAGGATAGAAGAAGGGTGAAGAGAGAATATGACGAGTTCAAGGTGCGTATAAATAGCCTTCCGGATTCAATTAGAAGAAGATCTGATGCATTTAATGCAAGAGAGgaaatgaagatgatgaagcaTTATAAGGAGAGTGGCGCGGATCCTTCTGAGCCGATCAGAGTATTAAAGGCCACTTGGATGGCTGATGGCACCCATTGGCCTGGTACTTGGATTACTGCATCGAGCGAACATGCTAAAGGTGATCATGCTGGAATACTTCAG GTGATGTTAAAGCCTCCAAGTCCTGATCCGTTAATGGGAGGTAGAGACGATAAGATCATAGATTTCTCTGAGGTAGATACACGTTTGCCTATGTTTGTATATGTATCTCGAGAGAAGAGGCCAGGTTATGATCACAACAAGAAAGCTGGTGCTATGAATGCACTTGTTCGATCATCTGCAATCCTATCAAATGGACCATTCATTCTCAACCTTGATTGCGATCACTATATCTATAATTGCAAGGCAATACGTGAAGGAATGTGCTTCATGATGGACAGAGGTGGCGAAGACATATGCTATATTCAGTTCCCCCAAAGATTTGAAGGTATTGATCCCTCAGATCGCTATGCCAATCACAACACTGTTTTCTTTGACGGAAACATGAGAGCCCTCGACGGTCTCCAAGGTCCATTCTATGTGGGAACCGGGTGCATGTTCAGGCGGTTTGCATTGTATGGATTTGATCCTCCTTCAGGTGACTTGgaaatggaaaatgctaaaaagaatggtggtgatggtgatggtgaATTGAGTGAAAGAACACCGGCATTGACTCCTAGTCAATTTGATAAAGATCTAGACATACACTTGTTGCCTAAACGCTTCGGTAATTCAACCATGTTGGCTCAGAGCATAGCTATCGCTGAGTATCAAGGTCGGCCTCTTGGTGATCATCCTGCTGTCAAGTATGGGCGCAAGCCAGGTGCACTCAGGGAACCTCGCCAACCACTCGATGCTAGTACTGTAGCTGAAGCCGTGTCTGTGATTTCTTGTTG GTACGAAGACAAGACCGAATGGGGAGATAGAGTAGGATGGATTTATGGGTCGGTGACAGAAGACGTGGTTACAGGGTACCGAATGCACAATCGAGGATGGCGTTCTGTATATTGTGTAACCAAACGAGATGCATTTCGTGGATCAGCACCAATTAACCTTACTGATCGACTACACCAGGTGCTAAGATGGGCCACTGGTTCTGTTGAGATCTTTTTCTCCAAGAACAATGCATTCCTCGGCAGTAAACGCCTACTACTTTTACAACGTCTCTCTTACCTCAATGTGGGAATCTACCCCTTCACCTCCCTCTTCCTCATTGTGTATTGCTTCCTCCCAGCACTATCATTGTTCTCCGGATATTTTATTGTGCAAACCCTCAGTATCTCCTTCTTAATCTACTTACTCACCATGACCGTGTGCCTAGTGGCGCTTGCCATTCTCGAGGTTAAGTGGTCTGGCGTAGAGTTGGAGCAGTGGTGGAGAAACGAACAATTTTGGCTCATATCCGGCACTAGCGCTCATCTGGCTGCTGTTGTGCAAGGACTGCTAAAAGTGATAGCAGGTATCGAGATTTCTTTTACTTTAACATCGAAATCAGCAGGAGAGGACAACGATGATATCTTCGCAGATTTGTATATAGTCAAATGGAGTTCCCTAATGATTCCACCAATTGTTATTGCCATGGTAAATATCATTGCCATTATAGTTGCATTTTCTAGGACGATTTATAGCGCAAACCCGCAATGGAGTAAGTTTATAGGAGGAgcattctttagtttttgggTTCTTGCTCATTTGTATCCATTTGCAAAAGGATTGATGGGAAGGAGAGGGAAGACACCAACCATTGTATATGTTTGGTCAGGTCTTATTGCAATTACACTTTCTTTGCTTTGGGTTGCAATTAGTCCGCCGAGGGGCGCTGATGCAGGTGGTGGTGGAGATTTCCAATTTCCATAA
- the LOC123909297 gene encoding probable uridine nucleosidase 2 isoform X1 → MATEPKKIIIDTDPGIDDAMAIFLALRSPEVEVIGLTTIYGNVYTTLATRNALHLLEVAGRTDIPVAEGSHVTLNKEPKLGVTDFVHGADGLGNQNFPPPNGKPIEESAADFLVNQAKVNPGKVTVVALGPLTNIALAIQMDPEFVKNIGQIVLLGGSFAVNGNANPAAEANIYGDPQAADVVFISGANVLAVGINVTHQVVLSGSDREKLASSKGKFAQYLTGILEVYFAYHFDAYNTNGAYLHDPTALLAAVDPSLVTCTEGTVRVQTSGITRGLTILCDKHKSFGEITEWSNKPSVKVAVTVDAPRVVKLVMDRLLS, encoded by the exons ATGGCAACAGAACCAAAGAAGATCATAATTGATACCGATCCTGGAATCg ATGATGCTATGGCTATATTCCTTGCTCTGAGATCACCAGAGGTTGAAGTTATTGGACTTACAACTATCTATGGAAATGTTTATACTACTCTTGCTACCAGAAATGCTTTGCATTTG TTGGAGGTTGCTGGAAGAACTGATATACCAGTTGCTGAAGGATCTCATGTCACATTAAAC AAAGAACCGAAACTAGGCGTTACAGATTTTGTCCATGGTGCAGATGGACTTGGCAACCAAAACTTTCCACCACCAAATGGGAAACCTATTGAAGAATCAGCTGCTGATTTTTTGGTTAACCAAGCAAAAGTGAACCCCGGAAAAGTCACTGTGGTGGCATTAGGCCCTCTTACAAATATTGCTTTG GCTATACAGATGGACCCAGAGTTTGTTAAAAACATAGGCCAGATTGTTCTGCTTGGTGGATCTTTTGCAGTAAATGGCAATGCGAATCCAGCTGCTGAAGCAAAT ATATATGGTGATCCACAGGCTGCAGATGTTGTATTCATAAGTGGCGCAAATGTACTTGCAGTTGGAATAAATGTTACTCACCAAGTCGTATTGTCAG GTTCTGATCGAGAAAAGTTGGCAAGTTCAAAAGGAAAATTTGCTCAATACTTGACCGGAATCTTAGAGGTGTATTTCGCTTACCATTTTGATGCATACAACACCAATG GAGCTTACCTTCATGACCCAACAGCGTTGCTTGCAGCCGTTGATCCTTCACTTGTAACCTGCACGGAGGGTACTGTTAGAGTCCAAACCAGTGGCATTACAAGGGGACTTACAATACTCTGCGATAAACATAAAAG TTTTGGAGAAATCACAGAATGGTCTAATAAGCCATCAGTAAAAGTAGCTGTGACAGTTGATGCTCCAAGAGTTGTGAAATTGGTCATGGATCGTCTTTTGTCTTGA
- the LOC123923283 gene encoding cellulose synthase-like protein D4: MASLTNQPSKKSSRGGDKQGIKFARRTSSGKYVSLSKEDIEMASSDVSGDYMNYSVHIPPTPDNQPMDDSSVAMKAEEQYVSNSLFTGGFNSVTRAHLMDRVIDSEVTHPQMAGAKGSSCSICDGKVMKDERGNDITPCECRFKICRDCFLDAQKETGKCPGCKEKYKVTEYEDDSHEFSNVALSLPGTNGSKQNRNGEFDHNKWLFESDGTYGVGNAYWPPDDDEENGMHEGILDGEETPWKPLCRVIPIPSGIISPYRLLIAVRLVVMCFFLHWRVFHPNEEAVWLWLMSITCEIWFGFSWILDQIPKLCPVNRSTDLVVLHEKFDSPSPSNPTGRSDLPGVDLFVSTADPEKEPPLTTANTILSILAVDYPVEKVACYVSDDGGALLTFEAMAEAASFADLWVPFCRKHNIEPRNPDSYFSLKVDPTKNKSKVDFVKDRRKVKREYDEFKVRINGLPDSIRRRSDAFNAREEMKMMKHLRENKVDPLEPIKVLKATWMADGTHWPGTWITASSEHAKGDHAGILQVMLKPPSPDPLMGSEDDKVIDFSTVDTRLPMLVYVSREKRPGYDHNKKAGAMNALVRASAILSNGPFILNLDCDHYIYNCKAVREGMCFMMDRGGEDICYIQFPQRFEGIDPSDRYANHNTVFFDGNMRALDGLQGPFYVGTGCMFRRFALYGFNPPTGDWDMKNPKHNCTEEACETTPALNVSEFDEDLDVNLLPKRFGNSTMLAESIPVAEFQGRPLADHPAVKYGRPPGELRKPRTPLDASTVAESVSVISCWYEDKTEWGDRVGWIYGSVTEDVVTGYRMHNRGWRSVYCVTKRDAFRGSAPINLTDRLHQVLRWATGSVEIFFSKNNAFLGSKRLKILQRLAYLNVGIYPFTSVFLIVYCFLPALSLFSGYFIVQTLSIAFLIYLLTMTVCLVALAILEVKWSGVELEQWWRNEQFWLISGTSAHLAAVVQGLLKVMAGIEISFTLTSKSAGEDNDDIFADLYIVKWTSLMIPPIVIAMVNIIAIAVAFSRTIYSANPQWSKFIGGGFFSLWVLAHLYPFAKGLMGRRGKTPTIVFVWSGLIAIILSLLWVSISPPTGADATDGGGGDFQFP, translated from the exons atggCATCATTGACGAATCAACCTTCGAAGAAATCTTCGCGTGGTGGCGATAAGCAAGGCATAAAATTTGCAAGAAGAACATCAAGTGGAAAATATGTTAGTTTATCAAAAGAAGATATTGAAATGGCTTCATCAGATGTATCAGGTGATTATATGAATTACAGTGTTCACATTCCCCCAACCCCTGATAACCAACCAATGGATGATAGTTCTGTTGCAATGAAAGCTGAAGAACAATATGTTTCAAATTCTTTATTTACTGGAGGATTCAATAGTGTAACAAGAGCTCATCTAATGGACAGAGTAATTGATTCTGAAGTCACTCATCCACAAATGGCGGGGGCTAAAGGATCTTCTTGTTCAATTTGTGATGGAAAAGTTATGAAGGATGAAAGAGGAAATGATATCACTCCATGTGAGTGTAG GTTCAAGATTTGTAGAGATTGTTTTTTAGATGCACAAAAAGAAACCGGCAAGTGTCCTGGTTGTAAGGAGAAATACAAAGTAACAGAATATGAGGATGACAGCCATGAATTTTCAAATGTAGCATTGTCATTACCAGGAACAAATGGTTCAAAACAAAATCGAAATGGAGAATTTGATCACAATAAGTGGTTGTTTGAGAGTGATGGTACCTATGGAGTTGGCAATGCATATTGGCCTccagatgatgatgaagaaaatggTATGCATGAAGGAATATTGGATGGTGAAGAGACGCCTTGGAAGCCTTTGTGCAGAGTAATACCGATTCCATCTGGCATCATAAGTCCATATAG GTTGCTTATTGCCGTTCGCTTAGTCGTGATGTGCTTCTTCTTACATTGGAGAGTGTTTCACCCAAATGAAGAAGCAGTGTGGTTGTGGCTTATGTCAATTACTTGTGAGATATGGTTTGGATTCTCGTGGATACTGGACCAAATTCCAAAGCTTTGTCCGGTGAATCGTTCCACCGACCTTGTTGTTCTTCATGAGAAATTTGACAGTCCATCACCATCAAATCCAACAGGGAGATCTGATCTACCCGGTGTTGACCTATTTGTGTCCACTGCTGATCCCGAGAAGGAGCCACCTCTTACAACTGCCAATACCATTCTTTCCATCTTAGCAGTTGATTATCCTGTGGAAAAGGTTGCTTGTTATGTTTCAGATGATGGAGGTGCTCTATTGACTTTCGAAGCCATGGCTGAGGCTGCAAGTTTTGCTGATTTATGGGTTCCTTTTTGTCGCAAACACAATATCGAGCCAAGGAATCCTGATTCTTACTTTTCCTTAAAAGTCGATCCTACCAAGAACAAGAGTAAAGTGGATTTTGTTAAGGACCGAAGAAAGGTCAAAAGGGAGTACGATGAGTTCAAAGTGCGCATCAATGGACTTCCTGATTCTATTAGGAGAAGATCTGATGCATTTAATGCAAGAGAGgaaatgaagatgatgaagcaTTTGAGGGAGAATAAGGTTGACCCTTTGGAGCCTATCAAAGTATTAAAGGCCACTTGGATGGCTGATGGCACCCATTGGCCCGGTACTTGGATTACTGCTTCTAGCGAACATGCTAAAGGCGATCATGCTGGAATACTTCAG GTGATGCTAAAGCCTCCAAGTCCTGATCCATTAATGGGGAGTGAAGACGATAAGGTCATAGATTTCTCTACGGTAGATACACGTTTGCCGATGTTAGTATATGTATCTCGAGAGAAGAGGCCAGGATATGATCACAACAAGAAAGCTGGTGCCATGAATGCACTTGTTCGAGCATCTGCAATCCTATCAAATGGACCATTCATTCTCAACCTTGACTGTGATCACTATATCTATAATTGCAAGGCAGTACGTGAAGGAATGTGCTTCATGATGGATAGAGGTGGTGAAGACATATGTTATATTCAGTTCCCTCAAAGATTTGAAGGTATTGATCCCTCAGATCGCTATGCCAATCACAACACTGTTTTCTTTGACGGAAACATGAGAGCCCTCGACGGTCTCCAAGGTCCATTCTATGTAGGAACTGGGTGCATGTTCAGGCGATTTGCATTGTACGGATTTAACCCTCCCACAGGCGATTGGGATATGAAAAATCCTAAACATAATTGTACTGAAGAAGCCTGTGAAACTACACCGGCCTTAAATGTGAGCGAGTTCGATGAAGATCTAGATGTAAACTTGTTGCCCAAGCGCTTTGGTAATTCAACCATGTTGGCTGAGAGCATACCAGTTGCTGAATTCCAAGGACGCCCTCTTGCAGATCATCCTGCTGTCAAGTATGGACGCCCACCAGGTGAACTTAGGAAGCCTCGAACACCGCTTGATGCTAGTACAGTAGCAGAATCTGTCTCTGTCATTTCTTGTTG GTATGAAGACAAGACGGAATGGGGAGATAGAGTGGGATGGATTTATGGGTCGGTGACAGAGGACGTGGTTACAGGGTACCGCATGCACAATCGTGGATGGCGTTCTGTATATTGTGTAACCAAACGAGATGCATTTCGTGGATCGGCACCAATTAACCTTACTGATCGACTACACCAGGTGCTAAGATGGGCCACCGGTTCTGTTGAGATCTTCTTCTCAAAGAACAATGCATTCCTCGGAAGTAAACGCCTAAAAATTTTACAACGTCTTGCTTACCTCAATGTTGGAATCTACCCCTTCACCTCCGTCTTCCTCATTGTGTATTGCTTCCTCCCAGCACTCTCATTGTTCTCTGGATATTTTATCGTGCAAACCCTTAGTATCGCATTCTTAATCTACTTGCTCACCATGACTGTGTGTCTGGTGGCACTTGCCATTCTCGAGGTTAAGTGGTCCGGTGTAGAGTTGGAGCAGTGGTGGAGAAATGAACAATTTTGGCTCATTTCTGGCACTAGTGCTCACTTGGCCGCTGTCGTGCAGGGACTCTTAAAAGTGATGGCAGGTATCGAGATTTCTTTTACTTTGACGTCCAAATCAGCAGGAGAGGACAACGATGATATCTTCGCAGATTTGTATATAGTCAAATGGACCTCCCTAATGATTCCACCAATTGTTATTGCCATGGTAAATATCATTGCCATTGCAGTTGCATTTTCTAGGACAATTTATAGTGCAAATCCACAATGGAGTAAGTTTATAGGAGGAGGATTCTTTAGTTTATGGGTTCTTGCTCATTTGTATCCATTTGCAAAAGGATTGATGGGAAGGAGAGGGAAGACACCCACCATTGTATTTGTGTGGTCGGGTCTCATCGCAATTATACTTTCTTTACTTTGGGTTTCCATTAGCCCGCCTACGGGTGCTGATGCTACAGACGGTGGTGGTGGAGATTTCCAATTTCCATAA